In Erpetoichthys calabaricus chromosome 2, fErpCal1.3, whole genome shotgun sequence, a genomic segment contains:
- the LOC114669575 gene encoding LOW QUALITY PROTEIN: extracellular calcium-sensing receptor-like (The sequence of the model RefSeq protein was modified relative to this genomic sequence to represent the inferred CDS: deleted 1 base in 1 codon), protein MPEPLKCKNINFREFQFAVAAIFAIEEINNSSEILPGVTVGYKIYDGCSSIPLAIKAAMAFINDPSDRYSSEGVCQKSSLISIIGPSGSSPSIGVETTIRPFNIPMLSYFATCACLSNRREYPTFFRTIPSDYYQSRALVQLVKYFGWTWVGTIRSDNDYGNTGMATFLQSAQQEGICIEYSEAIYRTYPREKFLRIVDIIKSSSSKVIVAFTSFIDIEFLLKELLLQNITGFQWVGSEAWISTENLAKQESFQIFGGAIGFAISNAMITGLKDYLLKVKTSVIPGNTGFNEFWETTFSCSLNTQNTSSNKDQCTGYENLSDIKNQYTDVNELRITNNVYKAVYAIAHSIQNLLTCNHDKGGMTNSICANKTQIEPSQVLQYIKSVNFTTKNGEHIYFDNYGDPKAKYELINWQLNTEGKVKFVTIGLYDSSFPDGQQFIMNKTSIIWARNQNKVPKSVCSESCLPGTRKAIQKGKPLCCFDCVPCAEGEISNATDSLDCLKCPLEFRTNEQRDQCIPKDIEYLSYGEIMGILLLSLSLIGSGISIFVAVVFYYFKDTPIVRANNSELSFLLLFSLTLCFLCSLTFIGQPSEWSCMLRHTAFGISFVLCISCVLGKTIVVLMAFKATLPGSNVMKWFGPSQQRLSVFFFYTVQVLICTIWLIISPPFPFKNMKYYKEKIILECHVGSSIAFYSVLGYIGFLSVICFVLAFLARKLPDNFNEAKFITFSMIIFCAVWITFIPAYVSTPGKYTVAVELFAILASSFALLLCIFAPKCVVIILKPEQNTKKNLIGKMPSKSL, encoded by the exons ATGCCTGAACcattaaaatgcaaaaa taTAAATTTCAGAGAGTTCCAGTTTGCTGTAGCTGCAATCTTTGCTATTGAAGAAATTAACAACAGCTCGGAAATATTGCCTGGTGTCACAGTGGGATACAAAATTTATGATGGATGCAGCTCCATTCCTCTGGCAATTAAAGCAGCAATGGCTTTTATTAATGATCCAAGTGACAGATACTCATCAGAAGGAGTATGCCAAAAATCTTCATTAATTTCGATTATAGGACCATCTGGCTCATCACCAAGTATAGGTGTTGAAACTACAATTCGACCATTTAATATACCCATG TTGAGCTACTTTGCTACTTGTGCATGTCTAAGTAATAGAAGAGAGTATCCCACATTTTTTAGGACAATACCCAGTGATTATTATCAAAGTAGAGCTCTGGTGCAGcttgttaaatattttggttGGACATGGGTGGGAACAATCAGAAGTGATAATGATTATGGCAACACGGGCATGGCAACTTTTTTACAATCAGCCCAACAGGAGGGTATTTGCATTGAATATTCTGAGGCCATTTACAGGACTTATCCTCGAGAGAAATTTCTCAGAATTGTTGATATAATAAAATCATCCTCGTCTAAGGTAATTGTTGCTTTTACATCATTCATTGATATTGAATTTCTTTTGAAAGAGCTCTTGcttcaaaatataactggattTCAGTGGGTTGGAAGTGAAGCCTGGATTTCTACGGAAAATTTAGCCAAACAGGAAAGCTTTCAGATATTTGGTGGAGCAATTGGATTTGCAATCAGTAATGCTATGATAACTGGTCTGAAGGATTACTTATTAAAAGTGAAAACCTCAGTCATCCCAGGAAACACAGGTTTCAATGAGTTTTGGGAAACCACTTTCAGCTGTTCATTAAATACGCAGAACACATCATCGAATAAAGACCAGTGTACTGGGTATGAGAATTTAAGTGACATAAAAAACCAGTACACTGATGTGAATGAACTGAGGATTACTAATAATGTATATAAAGCTGTATACGCTATTGCTCATTCAATTCAAAACCTGTTAACATGTAATCATGACAAAGGGGGAATGACTAATAGTATATGTGCCAACAAAACACAGATCGAACCTTCACAG GTGCTGCAGTATATAAAATCTGTTAATTTCACAACAAAGAATGGAGAACATATTTACTTTGATAACTATGGAGATCCCAAGGcaaaatatgaattaattaaCTGGCAGCTCAATACTGAAGGGAAAGTTAAGTTTGTTACAATTGGTTTATATGACTCATCTTTCCCTGATGGACAGCAATTTATTATGAATAAAACCAGCATCATTTGGGCCAGAAACCAAAATAAA GTGCCTAAATCAGTATGCAGTGAGAGTTGTCTCCCAGGAACTCGGAAGGCAATTCAAAAAGGCAAGCCCCTCTGCTGTTTTGACTGTGTACCATGTGCTGAGGGGGAGATAAGTAATGCAACAG attCGCTTGATTGTCTGAAGTGCCCTTTAGAATTCAGAACTAATGAACAGAGGGATCAATGTATTCCAAAAGATATTGAATACCTGTCATATGGAGAAATCATGGGAATACTGTTATTATCACTATCCCTGATTGGAAGTGGTATATCCATATTTGTAGCTGTTGTTTTCTACTATTTCAAAGATACTCCAATTGTCAGAGCAAACAACTCAGAGCTAAGTTTTCTTCTGTTGTTTTCATTAACACTTTGTTTCCTATGCTCTTTAACTTTCATAGGTCAGCCCTCCGAATGGTCATGCATGTTACGACACACTGCATTTGGGATTTCATTTGTATTATGCATTTCTTGCGTTCTGGGGAAAACAATTGTGGTATTAATGGCATTTAAGGCAACTTTACCTGGCAGTAATGTCATGAAATGGTTTGGGCCAAGCCAACAACGGctgagcgttttttttttttacact gtgCAAGTCTTAATATGCACCATTTGGTTAATTATTTCTCCACCTTTTCCATTCAAAAACATGAAGTATTACAAGGAAAAAATTATTCTAGAATGTCATGTGGGCTCTTCTATCGCATTTTATTCTGTATTAGGATATATTGGGTTTTTGTCTGTCATTTGCTTTGTTCTGGCTTTTCTGGCTCGAAAGCTACCAGATAACTTTAATGAAGCTAAATTTATCACTTTCAGCATGATAATATTCTGTGCAGTATGGATCACTTTCATCCCAGCTTATGTTAGTACACCTGGAAAATACACAGTAGCTGTggagctttttgcaattttagCTTCAAGTTTTGCCttacttttgtgtatttttgctcCAAAATGTGTTGTTATTATATTAAAACCtgagcaaaatacaaaaaagaatttgaTTGGCAAAATGCCTTCAAAATCCCTTTGA